From the Telopea speciosissima isolate NSW1024214 ecotype Mountain lineage chromosome 9, Tspe_v1, whole genome shotgun sequence genome, the window TTAAGGTTGGTTTTTaagaacaaatatttaggggtaaaatagtctttttcaATTAGGTTAGAGttggtttttaggaacaaatatttaggggtaaaatagtctttttcaATTAAGTTAGGAAAATATGTATAtaagtgagggcaattaggtcttttcatttataaaaataaaacaaaaggtaaaatggtcatttttaattaatttagggcaacaaataagtgagggtaattaagtctttttagatttaagaaaatagagcaaaggataaaatggtcaaaatcttggcatctaacggtggtatttaacgaattagacctatctggcatttggggtgtaaaacaagggtggtacgtggaatattgaaagatggtacgtgaaatattgagccgcttaggagGTACGAGAAAaattgggtgcattataagggtacgtgtattttacccttcttttaattgtatttattatttaatgcAATATTAATGGAGAGGTAaagaatatttattattttacaaaattatcaaaataaatagaaagatctTATGGAGATCACTATTAGAGCTCGATCAAGTAATAAGCAAGGTGAGTATCAACTTCTTCACCAAACTCAACAACATCATAATTTGAGGAATATGATCTTTAAGTTTCtagaacttagggtttgattaTATTGTTTTATTTAGTAATCCTAAGTTGTACTGATTCCTTGACTAGTTGGCTTGAACCGGACAAGTGGTTGAAACCCTACATGGCTAGACTAATGGTTGGAACGCACTTGACCAAGACTTGTACCTTAGAATGGTTAGCCATATGTTTGGACAATTCAAAGAGGCCTAGAATCACCTTGAATATAACATTCAAGCCAAGTTGTTTAagtccccaacttgaaaaagtGACCAAAACTTATACATATAAGCATACAAGCTTGAAGGAAGAACCTAAGCAAGGCATGGAAGAAGTAGTCAATAGAACACCAAGGCATTATTATAATCCAAGGAAAACCGATCCCTTCACTGTGTGAGCTTTCACCTTTTTGTAGCCCAACTTTCAATGACACATTAGTCAAGTTCAAATCCAACCTAAGCAAATTCATCCTTCCTCTTCTTAGGTACACCGAGATTGAATAGATTCAAGTTTATCCCTCCAACATGAACTACAATGAAAACCTTCTACAAACCATAGAACAAATGTAAGTTCATTAATGCAGCATCTTGCCAAGCTAATTAACTGGTTCATTTTACTCTTGTTGACTGCTTCTTTAGCTCTTGTTGCAaagctctactatttgttaTGGTGGAAAAGAGGGTCACCAACAGAGAGATTGAAGATGATTACAACAATTCCTACAAGAGAGCTATTTTATACGCTTTTCTTCGAAAATCAAACCACCGTTGTCGAGTTCCACAACACCGCTTGTCGAGTTCCACAACCTTGAACCCTCGTGAACTCGCACCTCTCGTGAGAATTACAAGAGCCCATGGTCATAAAACAGAGAATTAACTTATCCTTCATTTTGAGTCACATAAGGATTTGTTATCTGAAACCCTTTGAAGATGATGCCATGGATTTGGAACTCTTGATGCGGCAGAATCTCGTGGACCTCCACGATTCCTCTTCACCATTAAAGAAGATTTGAAGGAAGATTTGGAGTCCGATGATGGGAAATTCAGAAGTGGAAAAAGCCGAAAAGGGTCAAGATAAGTAGGAGCTTGAGTGATATCCTCCCAGTGTGGAGACCCCATTTTTAACTCCTATGCCTTCTCCACCATTTACTCCACCACTAACTCCTATAGACTCGTATAACCACCATGGATTGACCGAAAGCCCTCTCTTTTGGTTCCTTTCTATGGAAAATACTTCATTTTGAATTGATTTACGGGGAACACACATACAAGTGACAGCTATGTGGGGCACAAGACGACTAAGATAGTGAAGGAGGCAACCACATACATTAAAAATTGCTTAGGCGTAGGAGCGGATGATGCATTCATATCGTGGCTCGCACCACCGCAACAATCAAACGTCTTCAAGAGGTTATGGGAATCACAGTGATTTCAACCATGAGAGAAAGGATACTCAAGAGCctaaagagagaagagagatgggtGGTCTTTGTTGGGCCATATGACCACCACTCCAACCTCCTCTCATGGCGTAACAGCTTAGCAGAGGTGATTGAGATCGGTCTTGACGATGATGAATTGGTAGACATACGAGCTCTAAGtctccataatgatggtgttgattagtgggggttgtatatgataaattgttatcatatagggagttatttggaatttgctaatttaattggctctttatttaattaatggatttggtgctaattgtaattatccattaataattaaataaagaatctaattaatactttccctattagattcgcTTCTTCAATtggtagcactttgagtttaaacggAACTACCaggatcgagagagagagagagtcgactcactagggctctattaaatctatctaggatttaattaaaccctattattataaataggggaccataaaacgcaaaaagagagaaactctccatgtttttggagcaaacactctctctcctacgatCTTTAAGTTTCTAGAACTTAAGAGTTTGATtatattgttttatttattaatcCTAAGTTGTAATGATTCCTTGACTAGTTGGCTTGAACCGGACAAGTGGTTGAAACCCTACATGGCTAGACTAATGGTTGGAACGCACTTGACCAAGACTTGTACCTTAGAATGGTTAGCCATATGTTTGGACAATTCAAAGAGGCCTAGCTAGAATCACCTTGAATATAACTAGCCAAGTTGTTTAagtccccaacttgaaaaagtGACCAAAACTTATACATATAAGCATACAAGCTTGAAGGAAGAACCTACGCAAGGCATGGAAGAAGTAGTcaatagaccaccaaggcattatTATAATCCAAGGAAAACCGATCCCTTCACTGTGTGAGCTTTCACCTTTTGTAGCCCAACTTTCAATGACACATTAGTCAAGTTCAAATCCAACCTAAGCAAATTcatccttcccctcttcttaGGTACACCGAGATTGAATAGATTCAAGTTTATCCTCCAACATGAACTACAATGAAAACCTTCTACAAACCATAGAACAAATGTAAGTTCATTAATGCAGCATCTTGCCAAGCTAATTAACTGGTTCATTTAGAACTAGAGTAAACCGGATCTTTATCTTCTCGGGTTCTCGCCGGTTCAGTTTGTACGGTTCCTCGTATAGGGTGGCGAAAATGACCACTTTATctcttgcccgaacacactgcctgggtggGCTCCACCCCcttcttattagaggcactagggaattgtACCGGACaggaaacctgagaggataattttccgagTAAACCAACCCCACGGTAAGATGTCGTGGACCATAGCCAAATTCGCAACCTACATGAAGGCCTTCATGATAATTCAAACATGATCCTCGAAGACGATAACATCTTTATTGGGCTAATAATTCTCAAATGGTTCTTATTATCATATTGATATCGATCTGATTAGTTTTAATTGGGATAATAATTATCAAATGGTCAATAATTTCCACAATACCAAATCCAACTCTCATCGGTTACTACTCGGTTATACATCTTGAAGGTGTTCTTTACCAACGTGGAGTTCTCTTGTTCTGAGTTGTACATTACCTCCAACAAGATTCTTGAATAGTGGTAATACCTCTTTTCTACTCTTCCCAGAGAGCTCAATATTATAGTAAGAGAAGACTAGGCAGGTTTACCTATTTTTCGATTTCAAAGGAGAGTTCGGGATGGTTTTAAGGAGTGTTGCATCAAGTGACTTTTGTAATGGGTTTGAggtaaggcgggttatgtcCCCCCTTGTACTTATTTTGTGAGTTAttggttttaataaaattttaggggccagcccgggtcccaggtaatattcggattggaaaaaaaaaagattcttgAATAGTTTCAACCTCAAgtaaccctaaaccctaaatccttaGATTATATGGGTCTAGTTGTAGCTTACATGTTGATTTTCCTTTAGTATTAATTTCACATGGTTTTGCTTGCTGTTCATTATATAGTAATTTAATTGATGTGAGGGTGGGCCTTTTTGCAAGAGTAAGGTTGCTCCAAAAAAACCTCTCTATGAAAGTTGGGGTAAAgctacatacattatgaccctcctctaACCCTATAGTGCGGGAGCTAGCCTCGCACTATGCCCTTTAGTAATTTAATTGatgtttagttttttattttgtgcaATTAATCGGTTTGTAGCTGAAAGTTTTCAATTTACAACCAAAATCGAACTGAAAATTTACTTTCAAAATCAATACCAAACTGTTTGGATTCATTTTTGACATCCTTTTTTCCCTCGGTTGAAATTACCACATCCCTTATCAGTTGATGTAGAAATTATTCATGCATTTCAGTGGAAAATATGATTATTCAgcataaaaaaatttaagtgTTTCAACAtctaaaattttacatttacgaaGTAAAATTTACCACGTAAAATTTTATTGGAAAATTTGCTACGTAAAATTTTACTAGAAAATTTTATGCCAAAACAAAAGGAGCCCAAAATTTCATGTCCTTAAAAGGATCATcacttctctatttctttcatCATCAAACCCACAACCCTCGTCAAACTTGAATAACcagaaaacaaaatcaaacccaGAAAAAGAATAAGCAACACGGggtataagaagaagaagaacaacaacaaaaaattttcTAGTTATACCGATTAACTTCAAAACCCAAGATGCAATTTGAGCCTTGGATCTCGCCCAATTGAGACCGATTCATGAAGTTGGTTGTCACAAAGACATAGAAACCCTATTAACTCAAGAGAATTGACCAACATATCCTGAAggccaatttttattttttgaaggtGAGGGCGGAGCTGTTTGGTTCCAACTTGCAAAGCAAACCTAACCTTAACCCTACTCGCTGTTTGCCTAAGAATTGGTTCTTAGATATAAAaacttaggctatgtttggatgtcaagtgTTAACCGAATTGTGCTGTACCCGGGTTAGGGGCCCCCACCCATGCTGCAGCAACGCGAGCCGCGACCCACTTGGGGTGAATAAGTTGGCCACttagggcctgcatgataacacttttaTTTCTGGGCCATGTTTCTATTCCAAAAgtaatttttctatttctattactgggccaaatttcttgacaaaaaaaaaagtgtttagTAATGCGCAGTAACACCTTGCAAGGCTAAATACTCTTGGGTGACCGATAGCGAAGTAGTACTGTGAGGGAAGGGTGAAAAGAATCCCCATCGGGCCGGGAGTGAAATAGAACATGAAACCGTAAGCTCCCAAGCAGTGGGAGGAGACCAGGGCTCTGACCACGTCCATTCCGTTAGTACTAATGGAACATGTAGGAACAAAGAGAAGTAGATCTATTCTATACCCGATAAGTACAAATACACAATGGGGTTGGCCACCTTTTCTATGAGCAAATGCGTAGATACTTGCTCATCATTTGAATAACCCATTCATAAGAATTTCCTTTCTTCATTCTGTCTTCCTTTACGAACTTTCCAATTTCTGTTTCTGGAACTTCAATAAAGTTTAAAAAATGTTACTGCATACCCGAAAATTTGATGGAggtagtggtgatggtggtggcggtggaggtaatggaggtggtggtggtggtggtggtggagagatGGTGGCGACAATGGTGGAAATGTGGGGGTGCGGTGGCAGttgtggaggaggtggtggtggtggcgatagTGGTGCTAGTGGCGGCAATGGTGGCAGCGATGGTGGAAATGGTGGCGATGGTGGAGGCGGTAGCGGTGGTGGGTAGGAggtagtgatggtggtggtggtagtggcaaTAGTGGCAGCGGCAGTGGTAGAGGAGGTGGCGATGGCGACAGTGGTAGTGGAAATGGTGGGGATGcgatggcggtggtggtggcagtggtagaggaggtggtcgtggtggcaatggtggaggaggtggtggcaatagaggtggtggtggtggaggaggtggtaaTGGTGGTGTAGTGGAGGCAGTAGCAGTGGTtctagtggaggaggtggtggcggCAAAGGTGTCTCGTAGAGATGAGAGCCGTGGAGATAGGTTGAACACCCCCACTTCGTTCTTTCCCTGTTTTATTTCTGGAATAGAGAGgttccaaattggagcttctttttttctatttctcagctACTTTTTGGTCTCGGTTCATTCCTAAGAACAAAAGATGAACTAGTTTTTTAACAAACAGATTTCTACTATTTTTTTGTTActaggaacaaaaaaaatagagaaataaataatcaaaagtgttatcatgcaggcccttaAGGTGCCCCTCCTCTTTGAGAGTTGTATTTCTATTAGGAATACAGCTGGGAAGGGGGctgactatatatatatactcctAATTTAGCCCCTAACCCTAATTGCAATCTTGCAACGTTgagttctctctctttcactctcAATCTTGTTCTCCAAATTACTATCTTGTTCTTTGTGGGATTCCATCCATTCCCAAAGATTTGCGATATGGAGTTCTAAGCAGAGAAGCCTTTCGAGATACTCAATAAGAAGAATTGTTTATCGTGGTGCTTGTAACCGAAAGCTTGGTTCTAGATACATAGTCTATAGAAATTCTAAtgaccaaaaccctagaatcggccaAATTAAATCAGCTGATTTTTGAAACAATGATTAAGAAtactacaaaaacaaaaaaagaaattgactATGTATCTAGAACCAGGATATGGGCAATGATGAAGAGAAATTGAAAGGTACTTCTTAAAGTGATGGAATACTCATAGTTGAGTGCCCCTTCTTTGACTTCATCTAATCAAGGACTGCATACAGCGGCTCTAAATATCCTTGTGAAGGCATTTTCCAAGCAAGAAATATACAATTTCTCATTTATGAAACCTTTCTCTGCCCCCACTGCCACCCTTAGCTTTCCCATGTAACTCACAATTGTTACAGCAAGACTCTGCAAATCTCATCAATACATTCCACTTATTATTAATAAACAAGTAAAGTCAAATTCAAATGAAAAGGGATTCATGGGTTAGTTATGGGCTTAAGCCCAATTTTAGACCCAAACAAATTCATGGTTGAATTAACTTATTGGGCCGGCCCATGCACACCTCTTCCCTGTTCAAATTGATTTTGAGACACAAGAGGTTTTTAAGTTCTTACCTGAGGGGCGCCAACCACCATGAAGTACAGTCCCCTAATAGGATGATCAGCCAATGACATTTGTTCCATTGGCCCAATCATATTCGTGATCGCCATGCTCGTGTTCTTTAGCGTGCTATGAACATATTGAGCTGTTGTCTGTGAAGCCCCCAAAAATATTAAGGTTAGATCTTACTTATTCAAATTTAGTTTAATTCCCTTCATCGTAGGTGAATATATGAAGAATCTCTTTATCCATGACGATTTGACGATATGATTAGATTTTGGGAAGAATGaatgtcatcattaactcccatTTATCCTGTCCAATCATAGGGTCATATCCCATTGATATGAATTCATCCTCTCCTTTTCACCATAGTAGGTTAAGAGATATTGGGTAATTAATACTTATTAAGATTAGATCTTAATTAAGGATGCACTATACTTGCCTCAGGACCTCTGGTTTTCCTCATCATTTCTAGAGAGTTCACCAGTAAGATAAACCCCTAATGACCCTCTTTTCCTCTTAATTATTTCCCGTACTTTGTGGACGAAATTGAGGGGGTTCACCATTTCTGCATCAGCTGAATCAGGAATCGACACGTGTAAGAAGATGAACTGGTTGCCCCATGGTGACTTTGAATCTGGTTTATTCATCATCTCCTTAAGTGACATTTgataattattgattattctaGTGTTTAGGAGCACCAGTGCCGTCGAATGTGAATTGCTAGAACCTGGAGGACCCAAATTTTGCATGTATAGCCGTGTTCCGTAGAATATTATCCCAGTAATGACATCATTAATTGTCTGGATTAAGTTAAAAAGGAGAAAGATTAGTGAGTAAAACTTTAAATTAAATCACAAGATAAGCTGCTTAATCCCACAAAAATGATAAATAGTAACCATTGGTGATTGAATGCATGCATGGTGACaactgtaagggtatttatgtaatatccctttatatgttctcatataatcctacttgtattaatgcccaggctgtgaggggcaatctagtaattagcccatctgtcctaaaccctagttttcctatatatactagctggaggcagcagtctgggtattccaaactagatactcagggtgtaatgctttaagcaactttgtgcttaaaccctaaaccctaacaatcttaaagcattattattttttttttcgtttctctGCGATCAAGATCGGCTTCGGCAGAATTGCGTTGAAGATCGCATTAAGATCGATCCTTGATTCGATTTTGGAGATCGTATGTGACGATTTTACAGGTTTTCTTTTGAGAGACTGGCGTAGGTTTTCCTTTGAGAAATCTGTTTCACGTCTTCGGCTTTAGGTGCGATCGTGGTTCACAATTTTGATTTGAGAGATCACATTACGCTTGGAAGATCGTTTCTTGTTTCGGCTTTTGGACAATCCCAACATCCGCGCTAGCAGCCTGCATTAGTGTGTACATTACAAGTGTCGATACCGCTGCACCGTCGCGATCTTTTCCTCCTTcatctaaatccagggttctccatctcaggtgtgactgttccttgagcatttatttttttttatttgatcttttgtttgggcatataaacaaatcacttaatatggagaaacacgctgttccaattgagatgatcaaattggaaagttttAGTGGCTCGAGTTCGAttcttggaaaaggaagacTCAGTTTGGACTCGAAGTACCTTAATATTTTCTACACCGTAGTAAATACTTTTTCGATTGTACGGACCTAAtcgaagcccaatggataagtgatgaggacttttgcaaagactacctattgaagcGCTGTCAGATagggcagagacctatagtaaatatgagtctgcaaagagatttgggaaaacctagaagcccaattcaaaaaggaggaggacctatcaaaaactcatttggttgacaagtttatggacttcaagtttcaagaagataaggagatacttccacaagtaacagactttgagaacttgagaacaaaattgaaccaagaaaacatccccgttgttgatgcattcttagtgggtgcaattatctttaagttaccctctacctggcattcctttaaaactgagatgcacagaaagaaaacacaagtggggctggatgatctcaaacggttcattagaatcgaagatgagaacagagccaggaataacttggagatggtgaaacaacaacaggcatctgccaatttggtttcacaacccaagaaatatcctaggcagtccaagccacctaagaaagaaccccaacagttggaggccaaaaagcctaattttaaaaagaggggcaagtgccgcaactgtggaaagtggggtcactatgcatctgagtgtaggggtcctaagaaagggaacactgacacaccacagaaggaagttcacatgctttggtggacaagactgagcctactaactttgttgccatgattggcaagggtaaggggttggccaagACATCTtcgattggtggttagactggagcgacttgtcatgtttgcaatagcaaggaccGCTCaccgatgttgttcaagtagcagagactgtcactgttgcaaatggagacgtcgtggaagtggctcaacaagggacagcgaacctggttctctcatcaggtaaaatattaactttgaaaaatgttaaaatctttcctggttttgaaaagaatttaatttccattggaattttgcttgatgctggcatgtctattacttttagtagtggtagagtaacattgtctgttaactccttttattttggatgtgcttataatttgaatggtatgtttaggttgagtttagctaatgagacaataaaccaggttaaccataatttacttgatcccaaaatactacattgtaggttaggacatgtgaactataggaaaatgctcaaactagctaaaactcataatttaccattagacacttcaattagatttaacagatatgaagtgtgtgctcaaactaaaataactagaaaaccgttcagaccggtttctaggagcactcaacttcttgaacttatacattctgacatttgtgactttaaaagctacacaactagaggaggtcggaagtatttgataacatttatagacgatttttctagatattgtcatttatacctgttaaaatctaaagatgaagcttttgaaaaatttaaaattttcaagaatagggtagaaaatcagttgaacttgaaaattaaaagatttagaagtgataggggaggagaatacaaattgtgAGTTCAAGGAATTGTGCCTCTCCgcagcataatccttgaaactactgctccttactcacctcaatcaaatggcatattgaaagaaagaacaggacgttaacagagatgttaaactccatgttatttgACAGCTggtatgccctcttgctattggggagaagcagtgttgactgcaaatcacattctaaatagactaccacattcaaaactgacttctacaccttatgaactatggcataatcatccctgtagatatgacactcttaaggtttgagctgtgtagcttatgttaggatacaagaccctaggagacctaagatgggaactagaacaaacacttgtgtatatcttggttgtgcagaagacagtgctgcagatcggtttttggatctatcaaccaatgtggtgatagaatctagggatgctatattctttgaggataaattccttagagataaaggcctgaccttgcttggtttgactgaagtggttacagaatcacctttggaatctgaaccaattgtttttgacactactcccacaatgctccttgaattGATTATTCTAGTGTTTAGGAGCACCAGTGCCGTCGAATGTGAATTGCTAGAACCTGGAGGACCCAAATTTTGCATGTATAGCCGTGTTCCGTAGAATATTATCCCAGTAATGACATCATTAATTGTCTGGATTAAGTTAAAAAGGAGAAAGATTAGTGAGTAAAACTTTAAATTAAATCACAAGATAAGCTGCTTAATCCCACAAAAATGATAAATAGTAACCATTGGTGATTGAATGCATGCATGGTGACAACAACTGATCAATGGAAACATAAAACAGATCGATAGCCCCAAGTAGAAAATAAGTAGAAACATAAAACTtccaaatataaaaatatagaaCTAATGTGAGGATATTCCATTCCCACCCCAACAACATGTAGTATTTATAAGGATAGCTGAGCATAGACATTATATAGAGCACCTCTGACTTCACCCATATATAAAGGCATTAAAGATCATAACTTGCACTGAAACAGTACCTTTAATGTTGGACATAGACACTGTTGTCGGTTGGTGAATGGTGAACTTTCCATTTCATGATGAAACATACAATTCCATCCACATTTTTCCTTTGGGAGGTGTGGGGGGCTTCTAGCAGGGGGCCAATGAAAacgtggggcagtcattttgcggTCCTCTTTGTCTGAGTGGAGGGCCACTCTGTCTTTCAgggttcttttttctctttcaaaaaaAGAGTTTTCTACCATGTCGTCACTACACCTTTTACCACTCAACATGCTACTTATCGGCCGTTTCTACCATTTTACTTGCTAATACCTATGTAGTTAATGTTAATAGAATTAATAccgatgcatttttttttggggggaggggggatagTGTGGAGGTTTGAAAATGCTCGTATCATAGTAATTGTATTTCTGGAAAAGTATCTATAATTCTTGTGCATAAAACCTTTTGTAGAAGTatagattttcaaaattttgagaaatttatttattacatTAAATTAAAACACATTTAGACAATTTGGCATGCCTCGTTGGTACTAATTGGTAGTTTAAAAACACATTTAGACAAATTTTGCCTCAAATGAATGGATAAAAATATTAATTGTGCTAAATATGAAAAGATTACAATAACAAAGTTAGAATATGTTTAGACTAATGGCTAGCAAACTAATTGTTAATTTAAAATTGTTCtagatatgaaaaaaaaattaatataataaagTTAGAAAATGTTCTCATCAAAATAGAGTTTGTTTAGACTAATGGCTAGCACAAATAATTGGAAATTTTAAAAGGCCTAAATTAACAACTCATCAAAAGCGtatatttaattataaattttttttttatttaaacaataACAAGATTCTCATGTTAAGTTCTTTCTAGAAAATTAGGAGTTTAGATAATTATTTCTACATGTAACAACCTCATATTAATACTATCCTTCATGTAATAATATTATATGTAAGAGACTCTATTTGAATTGTTGATTTTGAGATGGATACTACTAGATCTTGATTTTAGATCAATGGAGGACTATTATTCAACTATTTAAGTAAGCATTTTCTTGTAAAAAGgaggtttggggggggggggggtaattcCAACTGTGACAAAGCTAGCTAGTTAGACTTGATGGAGAAGGATAAAACATGTAATTCCAACAACTTTCATCATctccaaacacaacctaaatgattgtcactttgtttaTGTTGAATCATAAACACCACATTCCTTCTTAACAaacaagatatatatatattttttttatagtaaGTTGGTCTAATAAGGAAAAAGGTacaaattaaaaacaaagaaaaggaaagcacAAGAAAGTAGTTTTCTTGTTGGAAAAGGTCAAACATACTAAAAAGTGGAAAGTTTTAAGAATCTAGAAAGATCTTGACATAGAATCCACATCACATTATTATCGTAGGAAAATTATCATCTCGATTTATCTGTCCTtccatttcatctaataggagggggaggggggggagggggagggggggagtggaccccacccgggcagtgtgttcgggcaaggggtagggtgatcatttttgtCCCCTATAAGAGTAAATAGAGGAAATGGAGGAGCaaataaatggagacgataaagatccAGTTCTCGTATGCTCCTTGGTCGACAGGTGGATTccattcattctctctcccattaGCATAGGTCTTTTTGGCTTTGG encodes:
- the LOC122638665 gene encoding wax ester synthase/diacylglycerol acyltransferase 4-like; this encodes MVFQVRDEHGVKQWKRVDVKVEDHVHVPIFPDGLSPESYEEYLQEYLAKIAMEKLPQSRPLWEIHLIKYPTSNAAGTVVFKLHHALGDGFSLMGALFNCLRRADNPSLPLTFPSSKQGLISSDSNNRRSSIFKRVTDILSMFINTTSDFAWSILKSSFVEDDWTPIRAGNEGVEFRPITISTVTFSLDQIKQIKDKLGGTINDVITGIIFYGTRLYMQNLGPPGSSNSHSTALVLLNTRIINSRSIVGTINDVITGIIFYGTRLYMQNLGPPGSSNSHSTALVLLNTRIINNYQMSLKEMMNKPDSKSPWGNQFIFLHVSIPDSADAEMTTAQYVHSTLKNTSMAITNMIGPMEQMSLADHPIRGLYFMVVGAPQSLAVTIVSYMGKLRVAVGAEKGFINEKLYISCLENAFTRIFRAAVCSP